The following proteins come from a genomic window of Pseudochaenichthys georgianus chromosome 19, fPseGeo1.2, whole genome shotgun sequence:
- the rgrb gene encoding retinal G protein coupled receptor b: MAAYSLPEGFTEFDMFTYGSALLVGGLLGFLLNAISILAFVRVKELQTPSNFFVFNLAVADLLLNINGLTAAYSSYLRYWPFGQNGCALHGFQGMIAVLASISFMAALSWDRYHQYCTKQKLFWSTTVTMTVIIWVLSIFWAAVPLMGWAAYDFEPMRTCCTLDYTRGDRDYMTYMLTLTLLYLMFPAYIMMSCYDAINKHFKKIHHHRFNTKVPLRVMLMCWGPYVAMCVYACFENVTVVSPKLRMVLPIIAKTNPFFNALLYSFGNEFYRGGVWHFLTGAKIVQPDIKSKPK; encoded by the exons ATGGCAGCATATTCATTACCGGAGGGATTCACGGAGTTTGATATGTTTACATACGGCTCAGCGCTTCTTGTTGGGG GCCTGCTTGGATTTCTCCTAAATGCTATCAGCATCTTGGCTTTTGTCAGAGTGAAGGAGTTGCAAACTCCCAGCAACTTCTTTGTGTTCAACCTGGCTGTGGCTGACCTCTTATTGAATATTAATGGACTCACAGCTGCCTATTCGAGCTACCTCAG ATATTGGCCATTTGGTCAAAATGGATGTGCCCTTCATGGTTTTCAGGGCATGATAGCGGTCCTTGCCTCCATCAGTTTCATGGCTGCCCTCTCTTGGGACAGGTATCACCAGTACTGCACCA AACAGAAGCTCTTCTGGAGCACCACGGTGACAATGACCGTCATCATCTGGGTTCTGTCCATCTTCTGGGCTGCTGTTCCTCTCATGGGATGGGCCGCCTATGACTTTGAGCCTATGAGGACCTGCTGCACACTGGACTACACCAGAGGGGACAG GGACTATATGACCTACATGCTGACCCTGACGCTGCTCTACTTGATGTTCCCCGCTTatatcatgatgtcatgttacGACGCCATCAACAAGCACTTCAAAAAGATCCATCACCACAGG TTTAACACCAAGGTGCCATTGAGGGTGATGCTGATGTGCTGGGGCCCCTACGTCGCCATGTGTGTCTACGCCTGCTTCGAGAATGTGACCGTCGTATCTCCCAAGCTAAGAATG GTGCTTCCAATTATTGCGAAGACAAACCCCTTCTTCAACGCTCTCCTCTACTCGTTTGGAAACGAGTTCTACAGAGGCGGCGTGTGGCACTTCCTCACCGGAGCGAAGATTGTTCAACCGGATATTAAGTCAAAGCCAAAATAA
- the lrit1b gene encoding leucine-rich repeat, immunoglobulin-like domain and transmembrane domain-containing protein 1b has protein sequence MSRHFTAAFCLALVCLPLLCSSCPAQCSCFYHKLSDGSKARSVLCNDPEITVVPPNFPSDTSKLRIEKTAITRISSDNFHYLNNLEFLWMSFNSLNSLNVDSFRGLHNLDELRLDGNSLTSFPWESLTDMPTLRLLDLHNNKISAIPADATIYIKNLTYLDLSSNTLNTVPSEVLTLWLSVKPSQEADSSKLILGLHDNPWMCDCRLYDLVQFQKSPSSSVALIDTRLRCADPESLSGVLFTEAELQRCQGPRVHTAVARVRSSLGNNVLLRCGTVGVPIPELSWSRADGKKMNGTIQEEISKEGIIWSILSVPAVAYRDSGKYVCKATNFVGTADAIISLVITDSIQSEESIAAVSKKTRGKKPGGMGRAAYQEKLIARYVPPPTTTAARPIIEPLNSKGVTGKYEIESYSISDGASKGKGKAADPQKPVDALSNLAANASSLQQVPEKRVVRSVKVIGDTDHTVSLNWRAPTATNITEFSVLYAVFGERDMRRLNVAAGKNRITIASLVPKTKYIACVCVKGLIPKKEQCVIFSTDEAASASGTQKLINVVVITVACVIAVPLTLIVCCGALKKRCKKLLGRESKEIQDSYVTFETLGPGAKGKGVEGEYLTRMNPDESNRLLSARSSVDSEATARNEGPPNEYFC, from the exons ATGAGTCGACATTTTACTGCTGCTTTTTGTCTGGCTTTAGTTTGTCTCCCTTTGCTGTGCAGTTCATGTCCTGCACAATGCAGCTGCTTCTACCACAAATTAAGCGACGGATCAAAAGCAAG GAGTGTACTTTGCAATGACCCAGAGATCACTGTGGTTCCTCCAAATTTTCCCAGTGACACATCGAAGCTGCGAATTGAAAAGACAGCAATCACACGGATTTCAAGTGACAACTTCCACTACCTCAACAACCTGGAGTTTTTGTGGATGTCTTTTAATTCACTGAATTCCCTGAATGTGGACAGTTTCCGGGGTCTGCACAACCTGGATGAGCTCCGGCTAGATGGCAACTCTCTGACCTCCTTCCCCTGGGAGTCTCTGACTGACATGCCAACCCTGAGGCTCCTGGACTTACACAACAACAAGATCTCCGCCATCCCAGCCGATGCCACTATTTACATAAAGAATCTCACCTATCTGGATTTATCTAGCAACACTCTTAACACAGTTCCCTCTGAAGTTCTCACATTGTGGCTGAGTGTGAAGCCATCCCAGGAAGCAGATTCCTCTAAACTAATTCTCG GTCTCCATGACAATCCGTGGATGTGTGACTGCCGACTGTACGATCTGGTCCAGTTTCAGAAATCTCCATCATCATCTGTTGCTCTCATCGACACCAGGCTGCGGTGCGCTGATCCAGAGAGTTTGTCAGGGGTTCTTTTCACTGAGGCGGAGCTGCAGAGGTGTCAGGGCCCACGGGTGCACACGGCCGTGGCTCGTGTACGCTCGTCACTGGGCAACAATGTCCTGCTGCGCTGTGGCACAGTTGGAGTCCCCATTCCCGAGCTGTCCTGGAGCCGCGCTGATGGCAAGAAGATGAACGGCACCA TTCAGGAAGAGATTTCGAAGGAGGGCATCATATGGTCGATTCTGAGTGTCCCTGCAGTCGCCTACAGAGATTCtgggaaatatgtgtgcaaagcaACCAACTTCGTGGGCACTGCAGACGCCATTATCTCTTTGGTGATCACAGATTCCATTCAGTCGGAGGAATCGATTGCTGCTGTCTCCAAGAAAACAAGAGGGAAGAAACCTGGGGGCATGGGAAGAGCGGCATACCAGGAGAAACTTATTGCCAGATACGTTCCTCCACCAACTACCACTGCTGCTCGGCCCATAATCGAACCTCTAAATAGCAAAGGAGTCACTGGGAAGTATGAGATTGAGAGCTACAGCATCTCTGATGGTGCTTCTAAGGGTAAAGGCAAGGCAGCAGACCCTCAGAAACCGGTGGACGCTCTGAGCAACCTAGCAGCCAATGCCTCATCCTTACAGCAAGTTCCGGAGAAAAGGGTAGTACGCTCGGTGAAAGTGATTGGCGACACGGACCATACTGTCTCTTTGAACTGGCGAGCCCCTACAGCCACAAACATCACAGAATTCAGCGTCCTTTATGCTGTATTTGGCGAGAGAGACATGCGTCGGCTGAACGTAGCCGCCGGGAAGAACCGAATCACCATTGCCAGTCTTGTGCCTAAAACAAAGTACATTGCTTGTGTTTGCGTCAAGGGCCTGATCCCGAAAAAGGAGCAGTGTGTAATCTTCTCAACAGATGAAGCAGCCAGTGCTAGCGGCACTCAGAAGCTCATTAATGTGGTGGTGATAACAGTGGCATGTGTGATCGCCGTCCCCCTGACACTGATCGTGTGCTGCGGGGCGTTAAAAAAGCGCTGCAAAAAGCTGCTGGGGCGAGAGTCCAAAGAAATTCAGGACTCATACGTGACGTTTGAGACCCTGGGCCCCGGGGCCAAAGGTAAAGGGGTGGAGGGCGAGTATCTGACCAGGATGAACCCTGATGAATCCAACAGGTTACTCTCAGCGAGGTCCAGCGTTGACTCCGAGGCCACAGCCAGGAACGAGGGGCCACCTAACGAGTACTTCTGCTAA
- the LOC117464495 gene encoding leucine-rich repeat, immunoglobulin-like domain and transmembrane domain-containing protein 2 — translation METSMGRIPDNIPHDFSKIRIENCHLTELPRGSFSKVSALEFLWLNFNEITLMNVKSLDGLANLTELRLQGNKLTSVTWTAFQDTPKLKILDLKHNRLDVLPEHALRHLPALTYLDLSFNQLSVISKDVFINWPLYQTAEKTWGKEGVVSNVVLALHDNPWLCDCRLKGFVEFIRAVSPPIILMNSYLMCSGPASKADKFFHEIQLKTCMKPVASAPETNITLPLGANAMLTCLVKARPGPTIKWMYSLKIIRGFAATETNTDEETITSELVIPSLHLADQGLYTCTANNFIGNSSVAITVNISPFNSSALLPPPVPMVSSDENSNIDIRISKQTVYGITLEWHAETDNLAETWFTIHFGKYDLPKKEMIYIGPGINTYSLNDLLPVTKYEVCVTLKNHKPKEGQCIVFVTGSDISELEQRERLIHIIVIVCAMVLAVPVGMFACTTEARFSCFDRCVNLWKKRRLHGGNLQGTERQGTFDSLQAASDEGLCRDSEEKPKKRRKSEDRCKGGSAAQLY, via the exons ATGGAAACCTCCATGGGACGAATCCCAGACAACATCCCACATGATTTCTCTAAAATCCGAATTGAAAACTGCCACCTGACCGAGTTACCGCGGGGATCTTTCTCTAAAGTTAGTGCCTTGGAGTTCCTCTGGCTGAATTTTAATGAGATCACCTTGATGAACGTTAAAAGTCTGGATGGGCTGGCAAACCTGACCGAGCTCCGGCTGCAAGGGAACAAGCTGACTTCAGTAACATGGACAGCGTTTCAGGACACGCCAAAACTGAAGATTTTGGACCTGAAGCACAATCGACTGGATGTCCTGCCCGAACACGCTCTGAGACATTTACCTGCACTGACCTACTTGGATTTATCCTTCAATCAGCTTAGTGTGATATCAAAAGATGTCTTCATTAATTGGCCTCTTTACCAAACTGCAGAAAAAACATGGGGGAAAGAAGGCGTGGTCTCAAATGTGGTTTTGGCACTGCATGACAACCCCTGGTTGTGCGATTGTCGTCTCAAAGGCTTTGTTGAATTCATCAGGGCGGTCAGCCCTCCCATCATTCTCATGAACTCTTATTTGATGTGCTCAGGCCCCGCCTCCAAAGCTGACAAGTTCTTCCATGAGATCCAGTTAAAAACATGCATGAAGCCAGTGGCCTCTGCCCCAGAGACTAACATCACTTTACCTCTCGGAGCAAATGCAATGCTCACATGCTTAGTAAAGGCCAGGCCAGGTCCAACCATTAAGTGGATGTACAGTCTGAAGATTATAAGAGGATTTGCGG CCACAGAGACCAACACAGACGAGGAGACCATCACCTCAGAGCTGGTGATCCCCTCTCTTCACCTGGCAGACCAAGGACTCTATACCTGCACTGCCAACAATTTCATTGGCAACTCCTCTGTCGCCATCACGGTTAATATCAGCCCCTTCAACTCCTCTGCTCTTCTCCCTCCACCTGTTCCCATGGTGTCGTCCGATGAGAATTCCAACATTGACATCCGCATTTCCAAGCAGACAGTTTACGGTATCACCCTCGAGTGGCACGCAGAAACAGACAACCTAGCAGAAACCTGGTTCACCATCCACTTTGGTAAATATGATTTACCCAAGAAGGAGATGATCTATATCGGCCCCGGCATCAACACCTACAGCCTCAACGACCTGCTTCCTGTCACCAAGTACGAGGTGTGCGTGACCTTAAAGAACCACAAGCCAAAGGAAGGCCAGTGCATTGTGTTTGTgacaggaagtgacatcagTGAGCTGGAGCAAAGAGAGAGGCTCATCCACATTATCGTCATTGTGTGCGCCATGGTGTTGGCAGTACCAGTGGGCATGTTCGCCTGCACCACGGAGGCCAGGTTCAGCTGCTTCGATCGCTGCGTGAATCTGTGGAAGAagcgcaggctgcatgggggaAACCTCCAGGGGACCGAGAGGCAGGGGACCTTTGACAGCCTGCAGGCAGCCAGCGATGAAGGCCTGTGCAGGGACTCGGAAGAAAAGCCGAAAAAGAGGCGGAAGTCTGAGGACAGGTGCAAAGGAGGAAGTGCAGCTCAGCTCTACTAG
- the LOC117464497 gene encoding cadherin-related family member 1a-like isoform X1: protein MKKEKNTHALLFLLLLHSTLGKLDYAPHFYDYGPSSTHGNMALFSISEDTPVGTQIYVLNGTDPEDDPVQYGLTFEKGSKEYFRVESKSGNVTLVQELDRETQDEISVLVSITDGRNKVVETVRVFVTDANDEPPEFQNLPFIINIPEDTAAGSSIYRVQAVDRDMGSGGSVSYYLQSSAVAKFTIDGHSGVLRVKPGETLDYENTPTHFVTVVAKDGGGKYKGKHQVLTSTATMTINVLDVQDMPPSFVGTPYFGYVYEVSIAGSEIFTVYAKDGDQGNPNPIHYSIMNGSDGVFDINSTSGCITLTTNPNLLSKELYEIIVKASELGPDNRQQEYDVTLVTVRVVDLNNHPPTFYGENGPQIKFEVTMYEHPPAGEILRGFKITVNDSDQGANAKFRLRLVGPSRVLRVVPQTVLNEAQVTIIVEDTSGIDYEKGSTLSFKLLAVEIDTPERFSATADIVINLLDTNDNVPKFTSEYYITRVAENSPGGSSVVSVTANDPDSGPWGEVKYTIYGSGSDLFSIHPASGLISTQPWTSLDAEVRSKYNFYVKAEDSEGKYSLAETFVTVLDINDHSPSFDEKLLEKTMIIGTAVKVEAVDEDAESPNNVIEYSIMTADPDNAFDINADTGEIQLKPYIKSMEIVQNITKQKDCKWSLVVQARDRGSPSFSTTAVVNIDITEATPLKGHMAAFLMKSRDNPMRALGMVIVVISLMVGVTVLISTVMYMRNLKSNRILPARRIIKRRTRNQKSWIFKPPVVKFNNPDELLIVNQDRKTNSPRMRPPPPCAPPPPCDTRSNERPWAVPTVSGVLASKGSMKKAKYCQLKEGNFSSALVSELKMRLEQKIVESNQSNY, encoded by the exons ATGAAGAAAGAAAAGAACACACATGCTTTACTGTTTCTCCTCCTGCTTCACTCCACTTTGG ggaaATTGGACTATGCTCCACATTTCTATGATTATGGACCCAGCAGTACACATGGGAACATGGCCTTGTTCAGCATCTCTGAGGATACACCAGTTG GGACACAGATATATGTTCTGAATGGCACAGATCCAGAGGACGATCCGGTGCAATATGGTCTGACTTTTGAGAAGGGCTCCAAAGAATATTTTAGGGTGGAGTCCAAGTCAGGAAACGTGACTCTAGTTCAGGAGCTCGACAGAGAG ACACAAGATGAGATCTCAGTGCTCGTGAGCATAACAGACGGGCGCAATAAA GTTGTTGAGACAGTTAGAGTGTTTGTAACTGATGCAAATGATGAACCACCTGAATTTCAAAACCTGCCTTTCATCATCAACATCCCAGAG GACACTGCAGCTGGGAGCAGCATCTACAGAGTCCAAGCAGTGGATAGAGATATGGGCTCAGGAGGCAGCGTCTCTTATTACCTACAG AGTTCAGCTGTTGCCAAGTTTACCATCGACGGGCACAGCGGGGTCCTGAGAGTCAAACCTGGGGAGACTTTGGACTACGAGAACACGCCCACACACTTTGTGACCGTGGTTGCAAAG GATGGAGGGGGAAAGTACAAGGGGAAGCACCAGGTTTTGACCTCCACTGCCACCATGACCATCAATGTGCTCGATGTGCAGGACATGCCTCCGTCCTTCGTAGGAACCCCTTACTTTGGCTACGTCTACGAAGTCTCAATTGCT GGTTCTGAGATTTTCACTGTGTACGCTAAAGATGGAGATCAAGGCAACCCGAATCCGATACATTATTCCATTATGAACG GCAGTGATGGTGTCTTTGACATAAACAGCACCAGTGGATGCATCACCCTGACAACTAATCCAAATCTGCTGTCAAAGGAATTATATGAAATAATAGTCAAG GCATCTGAGTTAGGACCAGACAATCGGCAGCAGGAATACGACGTTACCTTGGTGACGGTCCGGGTGGTGGATCTCAACAACCATCCTCCAACTTTTTACGGAGAGAACGGACCTCAGATTAAGTTTGAGGTCACCATGTACGAGCATCCTCCTGCAGGGGAGATCCTCCGAGGCTTCAAGATCACCGTCAATGACTCAGATCAG GGAGCTAACGCCAAGTTCAGACTGAGGCTGGTGGGGCCGAGTCGAGTGCTGCGAGTCGTTCCCCAGACGGTCCTCAATGAAGCGCAGGTGACCATCATTGTGGAAGACACATCTGGCATCGACTATGAAAAGGGATCAACCctttctttcaag CTGCTGGCGGTGGAGATCGACACGCCTGAGCGGTTCAGTGCAACAGCTGACATAGTGATCAACCTGCTGGACACCAACGACAACGTCCCCAAATTCACGTCGGAGTATTACATCACCAGAGTCGCTGAGAACTCACCTGGAGGCTCCAGCGTTGTGTCTGTGACA GCAAATGATCCAGATTCAGGGCCCTGGGGTGAAGTCAAATACACGATTTATGGATCAGGATCAGATTT GTTCTCCATCCACCCGGCGTCAGGCCTCATCTCCACGCAGCCCTGGACCAGCCTGGACGCAGAGGTCAGGTCCAAATACAACTTCTACGTCAAGGCTGAAGATTCGGAGGGGAAGTACAGCTTGGCGGAAACCTTTGTCACGGTGCTCGACATAAACGACCACTCTCCATCGTTTGATGAAAAACTCCTGGAAAAGACCATGATAATTGGTACAGCAGTCAAAGTGGAG GCAGTGGATGAAGATGCAGAGTCTCCGAACAACGTCATCGAGTACTCCATCATGACGGCAGATCCCGACAACGCGTTTGACATCAATGCAGACACAGGAGAGATCCAGCTTAAGCCGTACATCAAGTCCATGGAGATTGTGCAGAACATCACCAAGCAGAAGGACTGCAAGTGGTCTCTGGTGGTCCAGGCCAGGGACCGAGGCTCTCCATCCTTCAGCACAACGGCCGTGGTCAACATCGATATCACTGAGGCG ACTCCTCTCAAGGGGCATATGGCGGCCTTTTTAATGAAAAGTAGGGACAATCCAATGAGAGCTCTAGGCATGGTAATTGTTGTCATTAGCTTAATGGTAGGGGTGACTGTCTTGATCTCTACAGTTATGTACATGCGCAACTTAAAGTCAAACAGGATCCTGCCAGCACGGCGCATCATTAAGAGGCGAACCAGGAACCAGAAGTCCTGGATCTTCAAACCACCTGTTGTCAAATTCAATAACCCTGATGAGTTGCTCATAGTCAACCAAGATAGAAAAACCAACAGCCCCCGAATGAGGCCTCCACCCCCCTGCGCTCCTCCGCCCCCGTGTGACACACGGTCCAATGAGAGGCCTTGGGCGGTCCCGACAGTATCTGGTGTGCTGGCGTCGAAAGGCTCCATGAAAAAAGCTAAATATTGCCAGCTCAAAGAGGGAAATTTCAGCTCTGCTTTGGTGTCAGAGCTTAAAATGAGGCTTGAGCAGAAAATCGTTGAGAGCAACCAAAGTAATTATTAG
- the LOC117464497 gene encoding cadherin-related family member 1a-like isoform X2 → MKKEKNTHALLFLLLLHSTLGKLDYAPHFYDYGPSSTHGNMALFSISEDTPVGTQIYVLNGTDPEDDPVQYGLTFEKGSKEYFRVESKSGNVTLVQELDRETQDEISVLVSITDGRNKVVETVRVFVTDANDEPPEFQNLPFIINIPEDTAAGSSIYRVQAVDRDMGSGGSVSYYLQSSAVAKFTIDGHSGVLRVKPGETLDYENTPTHFVTVVAKDGGGKYKGKHQVLTSTATMTINVLDVQDMPPSFVGTPYFGYVYEVSIAGSEIFTVYAKDGDQGNPNPIHYSIMNGSDGVFDINSTSGCITLTTNPNLLSKELYEIIVKASELGPDNRQQEYDVTLVTVRVVDLNNHPPTFYGENGPQIKFEVTMYEHPPAGEILRGFKITVNDSDQGANAKFRLRLVGPSRVLRVVPQTVLNEAQVTIIVEDTSGIDYEKGSTLSFKLLAVEIDTPERFSATADIVINLLDTNDNVPKFTSEYYITRVAENSPGGSSVVSVTANDPDSGPWGEVKYTIYGSGSDLFSIHPASGLISTQPWTSLDAEVRSKYNFYVKAEDSEGKYSLAETFVTVLDINDHSPSFDEKLLEKTMIIGTAVKVEAVDEDAESPNNVIEYSIMTADPDNAFDINADTGEIQLKPYIKSMEIVQNITKQKDCKWSLVVQARDRGSPSFSTTAVVNIDITEAIKGRVISYFMGLSKRPLTVFGICLSIVTSLILLTTCISTILYCDSVKRSRINPESNYIKVVRRTK, encoded by the exons ATGAAGAAAGAAAAGAACACACATGCTTTACTGTTTCTCCTCCTGCTTCACTCCACTTTGG ggaaATTGGACTATGCTCCACATTTCTATGATTATGGACCCAGCAGTACACATGGGAACATGGCCTTGTTCAGCATCTCTGAGGATACACCAGTTG GGACACAGATATATGTTCTGAATGGCACAGATCCAGAGGACGATCCGGTGCAATATGGTCTGACTTTTGAGAAGGGCTCCAAAGAATATTTTAGGGTGGAGTCCAAGTCAGGAAACGTGACTCTAGTTCAGGAGCTCGACAGAGAG ACACAAGATGAGATCTCAGTGCTCGTGAGCATAACAGACGGGCGCAATAAA GTTGTTGAGACAGTTAGAGTGTTTGTAACTGATGCAAATGATGAACCACCTGAATTTCAAAACCTGCCTTTCATCATCAACATCCCAGAG GACACTGCAGCTGGGAGCAGCATCTACAGAGTCCAAGCAGTGGATAGAGATATGGGCTCAGGAGGCAGCGTCTCTTATTACCTACAG AGTTCAGCTGTTGCCAAGTTTACCATCGACGGGCACAGCGGGGTCCTGAGAGTCAAACCTGGGGAGACTTTGGACTACGAGAACACGCCCACACACTTTGTGACCGTGGTTGCAAAG GATGGAGGGGGAAAGTACAAGGGGAAGCACCAGGTTTTGACCTCCACTGCCACCATGACCATCAATGTGCTCGATGTGCAGGACATGCCTCCGTCCTTCGTAGGAACCCCTTACTTTGGCTACGTCTACGAAGTCTCAATTGCT GGTTCTGAGATTTTCACTGTGTACGCTAAAGATGGAGATCAAGGCAACCCGAATCCGATACATTATTCCATTATGAACG GCAGTGATGGTGTCTTTGACATAAACAGCACCAGTGGATGCATCACCCTGACAACTAATCCAAATCTGCTGTCAAAGGAATTATATGAAATAATAGTCAAG GCATCTGAGTTAGGACCAGACAATCGGCAGCAGGAATACGACGTTACCTTGGTGACGGTCCGGGTGGTGGATCTCAACAACCATCCTCCAACTTTTTACGGAGAGAACGGACCTCAGATTAAGTTTGAGGTCACCATGTACGAGCATCCTCCTGCAGGGGAGATCCTCCGAGGCTTCAAGATCACCGTCAATGACTCAGATCAG GGAGCTAACGCCAAGTTCAGACTGAGGCTGGTGGGGCCGAGTCGAGTGCTGCGAGTCGTTCCCCAGACGGTCCTCAATGAAGCGCAGGTGACCATCATTGTGGAAGACACATCTGGCATCGACTATGAAAAGGGATCAACCctttctttcaag CTGCTGGCGGTGGAGATCGACACGCCTGAGCGGTTCAGTGCAACAGCTGACATAGTGATCAACCTGCTGGACACCAACGACAACGTCCCCAAATTCACGTCGGAGTATTACATCACCAGAGTCGCTGAGAACTCACCTGGAGGCTCCAGCGTTGTGTCTGTGACA GCAAATGATCCAGATTCAGGGCCCTGGGGTGAAGTCAAATACACGATTTATGGATCAGGATCAGATTT GTTCTCCATCCACCCGGCGTCAGGCCTCATCTCCACGCAGCCCTGGACCAGCCTGGACGCAGAGGTCAGGTCCAAATACAACTTCTACGTCAAGGCTGAAGATTCGGAGGGGAAGTACAGCTTGGCGGAAACCTTTGTCACGGTGCTCGACATAAACGACCACTCTCCATCGTTTGATGAAAAACTCCTGGAAAAGACCATGATAATTGGTACAGCAGTCAAAGTGGAG GCAGTGGATGAAGATGCAGAGTCTCCGAACAACGTCATCGAGTACTCCATCATGACGGCAGATCCCGACAACGCGTTTGACATCAATGCAGACACAGGAGAGATCCAGCTTAAGCCGTACATCAAGTCCATGGAGATTGTGCAGAACATCACCAAGCAGAAGGACTGCAAGTGGTCTCTGGTGGTCCAGGCCAGGGACCGAGGCTCTCCATCCTTCAGCACAACGGCCGTGGTCAACATCGATATCACTGAGGCG ATCAAAGGCCGCGTTATTTCATACTTCATGGGCCTCAGCAAGCGTCCGCTGACTGTTTTTGGAATTTGTCTCAGCATTGTGACTTCCCTCATTTTACTAACAACCTGCATATCCACAATCCTGTACTGTGACTCAGTGAAACGGTCCAGAATCAACCCAGAGAGTAACTATATCAAAGTGGTGCGCAGAACCAAGTGA